The following are encoded together in the Zingiber officinale cultivar Zhangliang chromosome 8A, Zo_v1.1, whole genome shotgun sequence genome:
- the LOC122008058 gene encoding pentatricopeptide repeat-containing protein At5g66520-like, whose product MVIYQFRGGIGTMSARHTGFIVCRRRPAAPSSCHLERHRRCRFSSLTELKKTHAKLLRSGELDDSLTAGKLVADIAISDPSNLPYARALFSRIPPPLNAFIWNSMIRGYAHSSSPEESLSLFRSMVARGYAPNNYTFPFLLRAAARLPDNSSSVGLSLHASLVRRGLDRLDPFIVTSLVSLYASTGSVDDAHKVFDGSPHKDVTAWNALLKGYIACDRHADALRLFRQMHGRVDADEITMLSVVAACAHIGARGIGRWIHAHIGRNRMRMTLNLATALVNMYARCGEIESARWVFDRIPEKDVRAWSAMISGLALHGLAKEALEHFAEMQIAGVDPDSVTLTGMLSACSHAGLVDEGLRVLKRMKVDYGVEPTIEHYGCAVDLLARAGRLDAALDLIETSPVRADVVTWGALLVACRVHKNLDLGERVAREMLDLDPHHAGARVFLSNVYAASGDWNRVQEVRSLMKERKVYKPPGWSSIEMAGTVHEFLSGDRSHPQSDRIYMMIDEIGKAASQKGHRAATSSVALDVDEEDKEVCVREHSEKLAVAFGLINARPGDAIMIVKNLRICEDCHGVMKLVSDVYGRVVVVRDRNRFHHFQNGACSCNDYW is encoded by the coding sequence ATGGTAATTTACCAATTCAGAGGGGGAATTGGGACGATGAGTGCCCGCCACACCGGTTTCATAGTCTGCCGCCGCCGCCCCGCCGCACCTTCTTCTTGCCACCTCGAACGGCATCGCCGTTGCCGCTTCTCCAGCCTGACCGAGCTCAAGAAAACCCATGCGAAGCTCCTTAGAAGCGGAGAGCTCGACGACAGTCTCACCGCCGGCAAGCTGGTTGCCGACATCGCCATATCCGATCCCTCCAACCTCCCCTATGCACGCGCCCTCTTCTCCCGCATCCCGCCGCCCCTCAACGCCTTTATATGGAACTCCATGATCCGAGGCTACGCCCACAGCAGCAGTCCCGAGGAGTCTCTCTCCCTCTTCCGCTCCATGGTCGCCCGAGGCTACGCCCCCAACAACTATACCTTCCCCTTCCTCCTCCGTGCCGCCGCTCGCCTCCCCGACAACAGCTCTAGCGTGGGGCTATCCCTCCACGCCTCACTCGTTCGCCGTGGTCTCGACCGCCTCGATCCCTTCATCGTCACCTCCCTCGTCAGTCTCTACGCTTCCACTGGGTCGGTCGACGACGCCCATAAGGTGTTCGACGGAAGTCCCCACAAGGACGTCACCGCATGGAACGCGCTCTTGAAGGGCTACATCGCGTGCGACCGGCACGCCGACGCTCTGCGCTTGTTCCGGCAAATGCATGGCCGAGTCGACGCCGACGAGATCACCATGCTTAGCGTGGTGGCCGCGTGCGCGCACATCGGGGCGCGCGGGATCGGCCGGTGGATCCACGCCCACATCGGCAGGAACCGGATGCGGATGACGCTAAATCTCGCGACCGCGCTCGTCAACATGTACGCGAGATGCGGCGAGATCGAAAGCGCCCGGTGGGTGTTCGACAGAATACCGGAGAAGGACGTAAGGGCGTGGAGCGCAATGATAAGCGGCCTCGCGCTTCACGGGCTGGCGAAGGAGGCGCTGGAGCACTTCGCCGAGATGCAAATCGCCGGAGTCGATCCCGACTCGGTGACGCTCACCGGCATGCTGAGCGCGTGCAGCCACGCCGGACTAGTGGACGAGGGCCTCCGGGTTCTGAAACGGATGAAGGTCGACTATGGCGTGGAGCCGACGATCGAGCACTACGGGTGCGCGGTGGATCTGCTGGCGAGAGCAGGGCGTCTGGATGCGGCGCTGGATCTGATCGAGACGAGTCCTGTGAGAGCTGACGTGGTCACCTGGGGCGCGCTCCTGGTGGCCTGCAGAGTCCACAAAAACCTAGATCTGGGCGAGCGGGTGGCGCGGGAGATGCTGGATCTCGACCCCCACCACGCCGGCGCTCGCGTCTTCCTATCCAACGTCTACGCCGCCTCTGGCGATTGGAACCGGGTCCAGGAAGTGAGGAGCCTTATGAAGGAGCGAAAGGTATACAAACCGCCCGGATGGAGCTCGATCGAGATGGCTGGAACGGTGCATGAGTTCCTCTCCGGCGATCGCTCGCACCCGCAGTCCGATCGGATCTACATGATGATCGACGAGATCGGGAAGGCAGCGAGCCAGAAGGGGCACAGGGCGGCGACCAGCAGCGTGGCGCTGGACGTGGACGAAGAGGACAAGGAGGTGTGCGTGCGGGAGCACAGCGAGAAGTTGGCAGTGGCGTTCGGGCTGATTAACGCGAGGCCGGGGGACGCCATTATGATCGTGAAGAACCTTCGGATCTGCGAGGACTGCCATGGCGTGATGAAGCTCGTCTCGGATGTCTACGGTAGAGTCGTGGTAGTCAGGGACCGGAACCGGTTCCACCATTTCCAGAACGGGGCTTGCTCTTGCAATGATTACTGGTGA